A genomic stretch from Phycisphaerae bacterium includes:
- a CDS encoding signal peptidase II, with product MAERTSHCIPSGSAESSEQSFVSAIRSPASHVRLWLVAIIGLVVDLWTKHWAFSNVDPDTGIVIVRNLARFQRSLNTGALFGLGKGWTPVFVVASFLALAFVLYLFVQSGRERWSLHIALGLVLAGALGNLHDRIFVIVDVVQYADRQGRKREPEAGLINEAKSDDKYLVLENYPERSSRFLIERDRIIRTWRQGVVRDFVKMEPRIPLGGGRWKPIWPWVYNVADVLLVAGVAILLLNFWRERREMRAARAKQEAAASAGKSG from the coding sequence ATGGCGGAGCGCACAAGTCATTGCATTCCAAGTGGTTCGGCAGAAAGCTCCGAACAAAGTTTCGTTTCGGCGATTCGTTCTCCGGCATCGCACGTCCGGCTGTGGCTGGTCGCCATTATCGGCCTCGTGGTTGACCTGTGGACCAAGCATTGGGCCTTCAGCAATGTTGACCCAGACACGGGCATCGTCATCGTCAGGAACCTTGCCAGGTTTCAGCGGTCGTTGAACACTGGTGCGTTGTTCGGTTTGGGCAAAGGGTGGACGCCGGTGTTTGTCGTCGCATCGTTTCTCGCGCTGGCTTTTGTGCTCTACCTGTTTGTTCAGAGCGGGAGGGAACGATGGAGCCTCCACATCGCCTTGGGGCTGGTTCTGGCCGGAGCGCTCGGCAACCTGCATGATCGTATCTTCGTGATCGTCGATGTCGTGCAATACGCTGATCGTCAGGGAAGAAAACGAGAACCTGAGGCCGGGCTGATCAATGAGGCAAAGAGCGATGACAAGTATCTGGTGCTCGAAAACTACCCGGAACGAAGCAGCCGTTTTTTGATCGAAAGAGACCGGATCATTCGCACTTGGCGGCAAGGCGTGGTCCGCGACTTCGTCAAGATGGAGCCGCGAATTCCGCTGGGCGGTGGTCGATGGAAGCCTATCTGGCCCTGGGTGTACAACGTCGCCGATGTGCTCCTGGTTGCTGGGGTGGCAATTCTGTTGCTCAACTTCTGGAGAGAAAGGCGGGAGATGCGGGCGGCACGGGCAAAACAAGAGGCCGCGGCATCCGCAGGCAAGTCCGGCTGA
- the ribD gene encoding bifunctional diaminohydroxyphosphoribosylaminopyrimidine deaminase/5-amino-6-(5-phosphoribosylamino)uracil reductase RibD, whose translation MPETFTQQEYVWMRRALALAVRGRGSVEPNPMVGCVLVRGGRIIGEGYHRRYGGPHAEVNALKNAGRLARGATAYVTLEPCCHYGKTPPCTDALIAAGVKRVVLAMRDELPPVSGRSVAILRKSGIRVSVGLCEDQARHLNAPYLKLKGSGRPWVILKWAQSIDGKIATRTGDSKWISGEESRRYAHKLRGRVDAIIVGVATVVADDPALTCRHGKPRRTATRVVIDPRLRTPPDARLIRTADKVPTIIVTDRRQTNSAKARRLARLGAEVLGLRSRRSGLDVDGLLRELGRRRMTNVMVEGGGRTLGTFVDAGLADEAVVFVSRRLIGGRQATSALAGNGPARVADSPRPIWTKLTHCGEDDVYHLRLTR comes from the coding sequence ATGCCTGAAACCTTCACCCAACAAGAGTACGTCTGGATGCGGCGGGCATTGGCTCTCGCTGTCCGAGGACGCGGAAGCGTCGAGCCCAACCCGATGGTGGGCTGCGTTCTGGTCCGCGGTGGCCGGATCATAGGCGAAGGCTACCACCGGCGATATGGCGGCCCCCATGCCGAGGTGAACGCCCTCAAGAATGCCGGGCGGCTCGCGCGAGGCGCAACCGCCTACGTGACCCTCGAACCATGCTGCCATTACGGAAAGACGCCGCCTTGCACGGATGCCCTGATCGCGGCTGGTGTCAAGCGGGTGGTTCTGGCAATGCGAGACGAGTTGCCTCCCGTCAGCGGCCGAAGCGTTGCGATCCTTCGGAAGTCCGGCATCCGGGTCAGCGTCGGGTTGTGCGAGGATCAGGCCCGACACCTCAATGCCCCTTACCTCAAACTCAAGGGGAGCGGCCGGCCGTGGGTCATTCTCAAGTGGGCCCAGAGCATCGACGGCAAGATCGCCACACGAACAGGAGACTCCAAGTGGATCAGCGGTGAGGAATCCCGGCGATATGCCCACAAGCTTCGTGGCCGGGTGGATGCGATCATCGTCGGGGTCGCAACCGTCGTCGCCGACGACCCCGCTCTGACCTGTCGGCACGGCAAGCCCCGACGAACCGCAACCCGCGTGGTGATCGATCCGAGGTTGCGTACGCCGCCGGACGCCCGACTGATTCGAACGGCCGACAAGGTCCCCACCATCATCGTCACCGACCGCCGTCAGACCAACTCGGCGAAGGCACGTCGTCTGGCCAGACTGGGTGCGGAGGTTCTCGGTCTGCGCTCCCGGCGATCGGGCCTGGATGTGGACGGTCTGCTGAGAGAGCTGGGACGCCGCCGGATGACAAACGTGATGGTCGAGGGCGGCGGGCGGACGTTGGGCACTTTCGTTGACGCCGGCTTGGCTGATGAGGCAGTGGTTTTCGTCTCGCGCCGTCTGATCGGCGGCCGCCAAGCCACCTCGGCACTGGCCGGCAATGGTCCCGCCCGTGTTGCCGACTCGCCCCGGCCCATCTGGACGAAGCTTACTCACTGCGGGGAAGACGACGTCTATCACCTGCGTTTGACGCGCTGA